In Streptomyces sp. NBC_00306, a single genomic region encodes these proteins:
- a CDS encoding enoyl-CoA hydratase/isomerase family protein — MSVRIEPDKSTGVALVTLDRPGKHNAIDLATADRLADVWQEFRYDDSVRAAVVTGAGTRAFCTGIDRSAEVPQPSSPYSVDDPLIRIGPKANDLWKPVVAAVEGMACGGAFYLLGESEFVVASREATFFDPHTTYGMVSAYETILLAQRMPVGEVARMALMGTAERVSAVRAYETGLVSELTAPGEAVAAALRAAEVVASYPTAAVQGTVRAVWAAREAARTQALALAPHLVSLGNLAPGEQAELFRARGGPHRLR; from the coding sequence ATGAGCGTCCGCATCGAGCCGGACAAGAGCACCGGCGTCGCGCTCGTCACCCTGGACCGGCCCGGGAAGCACAACGCGATCGACCTGGCCACGGCGGATCGACTGGCCGATGTCTGGCAGGAGTTCCGCTACGACGACTCGGTGCGGGCGGCGGTGGTGACGGGCGCGGGCACCAGGGCGTTCTGCACCGGCATCGACCGGTCGGCCGAGGTGCCGCAGCCGTCGTCGCCGTACTCGGTCGACGATCCGCTGATCAGGATCGGGCCCAAGGCGAACGACCTGTGGAAACCGGTCGTCGCCGCGGTGGAGGGCATGGCGTGCGGCGGCGCGTTCTATCTGCTGGGCGAGAGCGAGTTCGTGGTGGCCTCACGGGAGGCGACCTTCTTCGACCCGCACACCACGTACGGCATGGTCAGCGCCTACGAGACGATCCTGCTGGCGCAGCGGATGCCGGTCGGCGAGGTGGCCCGGATGGCGCTGATGGGCACGGCGGAGCGGGTCTCGGCCGTCCGGGCCTACGAGACGGGACTGGTCTCCGAGCTCACCGCTCCGGGCGAGGCGGTCGCAGCGGCGCTGCGGGCGGCGGAAGTGGTCGCCTCGTACCCGACGGCCGCGGTCCAGGGCACGGTCCGTGCGGTGTGGGCCGCCCGGGAGGCGGCGCGGACCCAGGCACTGGCGCTCGCCCCGCACCTGGTGTCCCTGGGGAATCTCGCGCCGGGGGAACAGGCGGAGCTGTTCCGCGCCCGGGGCGGACCGCACCGGCTGCGGTAG
- a CDS encoding outer membrane protein assembly factor BamB family protein — MEQLTQHDPRRIGPFEVLGRLGAGGMGLVYLARSASGRRVAIKTVRTELAEDQLFRVRFTREVEAARAVSGFYTAAVVDADPRAAVPWLATAYVPAPSLEEIVNECGPMPAQAVRWLAAGIAEALQSIHGAGLVHRDLKPSNVLVVEDGPRVIDFGIASGVSNTRLTMTNVAVGTPAYMSPEQARDSRSVTGASDVFSLGSTLVFAATGHAPFHGANPVETVFMLLREGPDLEGLPDELRPLIESCMQMEATRRPTPEDLQAQLAPHLFSSGSDDSGTASAWLPTRATAMIELRRGGGRTAPAQRQEPTPPPPQPQAPPRRPNADWDPPRHGGGDPRTDHAPVGAAASAGAIRLPGAKVPIGPGPRVAEAGRGPVADAGPATGWVRPPAGLNGSEAATSAVPTAPPVPPPSSPPDGPAHWRPWRFRMSNDVWGTPVVDGDLLYVTSFEVHALDVASGRRQFKTRDVAWAMAVAGGRIHASDGPTLYALDSTTGQERWRLQTDAWVYSLKVDRGTVLTGTRGGGVQAWEASNGEKLWELTGAQTDFETPEAGPAIFDDTVYVWKDARLRAVETRTGVERWSYPVGDAASCGNVPVRVQPAPDGHVYVAAGTRVLAIDIASGLVRWHFESPAVFLSAPAFAPGPAVTGGGVYLADYLGTVYALDAITGKDRWRIATESRQSIEPVLVAGGNVHVGSGSALYTLDAVTGTPMWRFAAGGEVIGAPVVADGRVHFGSADHVLYTLDASGGQLRWKLATGGEITGSPVARGGVVYACSKDRCVYALDAIKGTATGRGGR; from the coding sequence ATGGAGCAGCTGACGCAGCATGACCCGAGACGGATCGGTCCGTTCGAGGTGCTGGGGCGGCTCGGAGCCGGCGGCATGGGACTGGTCTATCTCGCACGGTCGGCGTCCGGCCGCCGGGTGGCGATCAAGACCGTGCGCACCGAGCTCGCCGAGGACCAGCTGTTCCGTGTCCGCTTCACCCGCGAGGTGGAGGCCGCCCGTGCGGTGAGCGGGTTCTACACCGCCGCCGTGGTGGACGCCGACCCGCGCGCGGCGGTGCCGTGGCTGGCCACCGCCTATGTGCCCGCCCCCTCGCTCGAGGAAATAGTGAATGAGTGCGGGCCGATGCCGGCCCAGGCCGTCCGCTGGCTCGCGGCGGGCATCGCCGAGGCGCTCCAGTCGATCCATGGCGCGGGGCTCGTCCACCGCGACCTCAAGCCGTCGAACGTGCTCGTCGTGGAGGACGGCCCGAGGGTGATCGACTTCGGTATCGCGTCCGGCGTCTCCAACACCCGGCTGACGATGACCAACGTCGCCGTGGGCACCCCCGCGTACATGTCGCCCGAGCAGGCCCGTGACTCACGCAGCGTGACCGGGGCCAGCGATGTCTTCTCGCTCGGCTCCACCCTTGTTTTCGCTGCGACCGGTCATGCGCCCTTCCACGGCGCCAACCCGGTCGAGACCGTCTTCATGCTGCTGCGCGAGGGCCCCGATCTGGAGGGGCTGCCGGACGAGCTGCGGCCGCTCATCGAGTCCTGCATGCAGATGGAGGCCACGCGGCGGCCGACGCCCGAGGATCTGCAGGCCCAGCTCGCACCGCATCTGTTCTCCTCCGGCAGCGACGACAGCGGCACCGCGTCGGCCTGGCTGCCGACGCGCGCCACCGCGATGATCGAGCTGCGCCGCGGCGGCGGCCGGACCGCCCCCGCCCAGCGCCAGGAGCCCACCCCGCCCCCGCCGCAGCCGCAGGCACCGCCGAGAAGGCCGAACGCCGACTGGGACCCGCCCCGCCACGGCGGCGGCGACCCGCGGACCGACCATGCACCAGTCGGCGCCGCCGCGTCGGCCGGGGCGATCAGGCTGCCGGGCGCCAAGGTGCCGATCGGCCCCGGGCCCCGGGTCGCCGAGGCGGGCCGCGGTCCCGTCGCCGACGCGGGTCCCGCCACCGGCTGGGTCCGCCCGCCGGCGGGCCTGAACGGTTCCGAGGCCGCGACCAGTGCCGTCCCGACCGCGCCGCCCGTGCCCCCGCCCTCCTCGCCCCCGGACGGCCCCGCGCACTGGCGGCCGTGGCGTTTCCGGATGTCGAACGACGTCTGGGGCACCCCGGTGGTCGACGGCGATCTGCTCTACGTGACCTCCTTCGAGGTGCATGCACTGGACGTGGCCAGCGGCCGCCGCCAGTTCAAGACCCGTGACGTGGCCTGGGCGATGGCCGTCGCGGGCGGCCGCATCCACGCGTCCGACGGCCCCACGCTGTACGCGCTCGACTCGACGACCGGCCAGGAGCGCTGGCGACTGCAGACCGATGCCTGGGTGTACTCCCTCAAGGTCGACCGCGGCACCGTCCTCACCGGGACGCGCGGCGGCGGGGTCCAGGCGTGGGAGGCGTCCAACGGCGAGAAGCTGTGGGAGCTGACCGGCGCCCAGACGGACTTCGAGACGCCCGAGGCCGGGCCCGCGATCTTCGACGACACCGTGTACGTGTGGAAGGACGCCCGTCTGCGGGCGGTCGAGACCCGTACCGGCGTGGAGCGCTGGTCCTACCCCGTCGGGGACGCGGCCTCGTGCGGCAATGTGCCCGTCCGGGTGCAGCCCGCGCCGGACGGGCACGTCTATGTCGCCGCCGGCACCCGCGTCCTGGCTATCGACATCGCGAGCGGTCTGGTGCGCTGGCACTTCGAGTCACCGGCGGTCTTCCTGTCGGCGCCGGCGTTCGCGCCGGGGCCCGCGGTGACCGGTGGCGGTGTGTATCTCGCCGACTATCTCGGCACGGTGTACGCCCTGGACGCGATCACCGGCAAGGACCGCTGGCGCATCGCCACCGAGTCGCGCCAGTCCATCGAGCCGGTGCTGGTGGCGGGCGGCAATGTGCACGTCGGCAGCGGCAGCGCGCTCTACACCCTGGACGCGGTGACCGGCACGCCGATGTGGCGCTTCGCGGCGGGCGGCGAGGTCATCGGCGCCCCCGTCGTCGCCGACGGCCGTGTCCACTTCGGCTCGGCGGACCATGTGCTCTACACCCTGGACGCGAGCGGCGGCCAGTTGCGCTGGAAGCTGGCCACGGGCGGCGAGATCACGGGTTCACCGGTGGCGCGCGGCGGCGTCGTCTACGCCTGCAGCAAGGACCGCTGCGTCTACGCCCTGGACGCGATCAAGGGCACCGCGACGGGCCGCGGGGGCCGCTGA
- a CDS encoding VOC family protein — MAAFPEGTPCWADAALPDVEAGKRFYGELFGWTFAPGEGAQTDAFSDGKLVAALTPKGDGRMPTVWGVYFATPDAYLLAGRITDAGGHVIVPPQQMGTTGIVAVAADPGGAVFGLWQAAERAGFEEQGTPGSYCWTEVYARDKERADAFYETVFGFSGTDLEDGSVDFRLWSPRGAEPGPDTAIGGRSVITGAFPAEMPDHFLIYFCVEDCDAAAETVTALGGRVQAPPFDIPYGRIAVLTDNQGATFAVLAEPADENTPEEGAEGTDPTPAPVPESG, encoded by the coding sequence ATGGCCGCATTCCCCGAGGGCACACCGTGCTGGGCGGACGCAGCGCTTCCCGACGTCGAGGCAGGCAAGCGCTTCTACGGCGAACTGTTCGGCTGGACCTTCGCGCCCGGGGAGGGCGCGCAGACCGACGCCTTCAGCGACGGAAAGCTCGTCGCCGCCCTCACGCCCAAGGGCGACGGCCGGATGCCCACCGTCTGGGGCGTCTACTTCGCCACCCCCGACGCCTATCTGCTCGCCGGACGCATCACCGACGCGGGCGGCCACGTGATCGTGCCCCCGCAGCAGATGGGGACCACCGGCATCGTTGCGGTCGCCGCGGACCCGGGCGGCGCCGTCTTCGGCCTCTGGCAGGCGGCCGAACGGGCGGGATTCGAGGAACAGGGCACGCCCGGCTCGTACTGCTGGACCGAGGTCTACGCCCGCGACAAGGAACGTGCCGACGCCTTCTACGAGACGGTCTTCGGCTTCTCCGGGACGGACCTCGAGGACGGCTCGGTCGACTTCCGGCTGTGGTCACCGCGGGGCGCGGAGCCGGGCCCGGACACCGCCATCGGTGGCCGCAGTGTGATCACCGGCGCATTTCCCGCCGAGATGCCGGACCATTTCCTCATCTATTTCTGCGTCGAGGACTGTGACGCCGCGGCCGAGACGGTCACCGCTCTCGGCGGCCGCGTCCAGGCGCCTCCGTTCGACATTCCCTATGGGCGAATCGCCGTACTCACCGACAATCAGGGCGCCACTTTTGCCGTACTGGCCGAACCCGCGGACGAGAACACCCCCGAAGAGGGGGCAGAAGGTACCGATCCGACCCCGGCTCCCGTGCCCGAATCCGGGTGA
- a CDS encoding TetR family transcriptional regulator yields the protein MTGQVRTVDGRVAGRRGQATRQKLLDCLSEMLSSSPYRDVKVIDVARKAGTSPATFYQYFPDVEGAVLELAEEMAKEGTGLTELVSGRTWVGKAAWQASEELVEGFLDFWRRHDAILRVVDLGAAEGDKRFYKIRMKILNSVTNSLTDAVKDLQSKGKVDKDVSPAAVAGSLVAMLAAVASHQKGFTTWGVKQSELKPNLSLLVHLGITGKKPTR from the coding sequence ATGACAGGACAAGTACGCACCGTCGACGGCCGAGTGGCCGGACGACGCGGACAGGCGACGCGGCAGAAGCTGCTCGACTGCCTCAGCGAGATGCTCAGCTCCTCGCCGTACCGGGACGTCAAAGTCATCGACGTGGCCCGGAAGGCGGGCACTTCCCCCGCGACCTTCTACCAGTACTTCCCCGACGTCGAGGGCGCCGTCCTCGAACTCGCCGAGGAAATGGCCAAGGAGGGCACCGGGTTGACCGAACTGGTCTCCGGCCGCACCTGGGTCGGAAAGGCCGCCTGGCAGGCGTCGGAGGAACTCGTCGAGGGATTCCTCGACTTCTGGCGACGCCATGACGCGATCCTCCGGGTGGTCGACCTCGGCGCCGCGGAGGGCGACAAGCGGTTCTACAAGATCCGCATGAAGATCCTCAACTCGGTCACCAACTCCCTTACGGACGCGGTGAAGGACCTGCAGTCCAAGGGCAAGGTCGACAAGGACGTGAGCCCCGCCGCAGTGGCGGGCTCCCTGGTGGCGATGCTGGCGGCGGTGGCCTCGCACCAGAAGGGGTTCACCACCTGGGGTGTGAAGCAGTCCGAACTGAAGCCGAATCTGTCGCTGTTGGTGCACCTGGGCATCACGGGCAAGAAGCCGACGCGGTAG
- a CDS encoding nitroreductase family deazaflavin-dependent oxidoreductase, translated as MAKTPAGVRLVRKVSSTRLFAKVAPHVIPAMDRAVHRLTRGKVLLSAQMLPGVILTARGARTGRPRVTPLACMPEESGDWILIGSNFGREGHPAWTANLLKHPEAEVSWKGEDIAVRASLLEGEERERVWKEALRFWPPYATYQSRITRQIRLFRLTRR; from the coding sequence ATGGCGAAGACCCCGGCAGGTGTGCGGCTGGTCCGGAAGGTGTCGTCGACCCGGCTCTTCGCCAAGGTCGCGCCGCATGTCATCCCGGCGATGGACCGTGCGGTGCACCGGCTGACGCGGGGAAAAGTGCTGCTCAGCGCCCAGATGCTGCCCGGAGTGATTCTCACGGCCCGGGGAGCGCGGACGGGCCGGCCGCGGGTGACGCCGCTGGCGTGCATGCCGGAGGAGTCGGGCGACTGGATTCTGATCGGCTCCAACTTCGGCCGTGAGGGGCATCCGGCCTGGACGGCGAACCTGCTGAAGCATCCCGAGGCAGAGGTGAGCTGGAAGGGCGAGGACATCGCCGTACGCGCGAGCCTGCTGGAGGGCGAGGAGCGGGAGCGGGTGTGGAAGGAGGCGCTGCGGTTCTGGCCGCCGTATGCCACCTACCAGTCGAGGATCACGCGTCAGATCCGGCTGTTCCGCCTCACGCGGCGCTGA
- a CDS encoding acyl-CoA dehydrogenase family protein, with product MDTAATAEQDDIRRTLRELLAERAGPDEVRAAVGTADGHDPALWSRLSRQLGLPGLALPASYGGVGCGLAELAVAFEETGRALLPSPLLATSGLAAPLIAVLGTPAQRDELLPRIADGSLTCALAVSGGSLAVALGLVGDNATGEWAGGGRAGGVQARSTADGGPLLYGEARQVLDGHSVPLLLVAAHTGGFPRSRTLLFLVRADAEGLTRVRQTSLDETRPQARVELRDCPAELLGDDDTADVTGALAAVGEGAAALLAAEAVGAAASALDRTVEYVRGREQFGRPIGSFQAVKHRLADQYVRVQAARSAAYYAARHPAEGGLALAQCLEALREVTAEAVQLHGGLGFTWEHEAHLYFKRAASDELLFGPVHRLRAHAAETADLFAGRTARTAVAV from the coding sequence ATGGACACCGCCGCCACCGCGGAGCAGGACGACATCCGCCGTACCCTGCGTGAGCTGCTCGCCGAACGCGCCGGCCCCGACGAGGTCAGGGCCGCCGTCGGGACCGCGGACGGGCACGACCCGGCGCTGTGGTCGCGGCTCTCCCGGCAGCTCGGACTGCCGGGTCTCGCGCTGCCGGCTTCGTACGGAGGCGTGGGCTGCGGCCTCGCCGAACTCGCCGTCGCCTTCGAGGAGACCGGACGGGCCCTGCTGCCCTCACCGCTGCTCGCCACCTCGGGCCTCGCCGCCCCCCTGATCGCCGTGCTCGGCACGCCCGCGCAACGGGACGAACTCCTTCCGCGGATCGCCGACGGTTCGCTGACCTGCGCCCTCGCCGTGTCCGGTGGGAGCCTCGCCGTCGCACTCGGACTCGTCGGGGACAACGCGACGGGGGAGTGGGCGGGCGGCGGCCGGGCCGGCGGGGTGCAGGCGCGGTCCACGGCGGACGGCGGCCCGCTCCTCTACGGGGAGGCCCGCCAGGTGCTCGACGGGCACAGCGTCCCCCTGCTGCTCGTGGCCGCCCACACGGGAGGCTTCCCGCGCAGCCGGACCCTGCTCTTCCTGGTCCGGGCGGACGCCGAAGGGCTGACGCGGGTACGGCAGACCTCGCTCGACGAGACCCGGCCGCAGGCCCGCGTCGAGCTGCGCGACTGCCCGGCCGAGCTGCTGGGGGACGACGACACGGCCGACGTGACCGGAGCCCTCGCCGCAGTCGGCGAGGGGGCGGCGGCGCTGCTCGCCGCGGAGGCGGTGGGCGCGGCGGCGAGTGCGCTCGACCGCACTGTGGAGTATGTGCGCGGCCGGGAGCAGTTCGGCCGGCCGATCGGCTCCTTCCAGGCGGTGAAACACCGGCTGGCCGATCAGTACGTACGGGTGCAGGCGGCCCGCTCGGCGGCCTACTACGCGGCCCGGCACCCGGCCGAGGGCGGGCTGGCGCTCGCCCAGTGCCTGGAAGCCCTGCGCGAGGTCACGGCCGAGGCCGTCCAGCTGCACGGCGGTCTCGGGTTCACCTGGGAACACGAAGCACACCTCTACTTCAAGCGGGCCGCGTCCGACGAACTGCTCTTCGGTCCGGTGCACCGGCTGCGGGCCCACGCCGCCGAGACCGCGGACCTGTTCGCGGGCCGCACGGCACGGACGGCGGTGGCGGTCTGA